One genomic segment of Anaerolineae bacterium includes these proteins:
- a CDS encoding CapA family protein yields the protein MALLLAGLGLVVLPVLAAAQNDDLDAYPWLYRRSGPPLTDGEPVASVLVVGDVMLGRGVAPALGGAGVSDPLAALPWLGAADLTLGNLESLIVDRPPPDAHSLAAPPGAAVALRQAGFDLLGLANNHALDRGARGLVETVARLRLAGVAAVGAGPSVETACAPVVREVNGIRLAVLAFDASGFPSGETGTPGWTTAGWDQARALAAIGVARREAQGVIVSVHWGYEYQVHSDPYQRRLARAMVEAGADLVVGHHPHVVQETEVQGESFVAYSLGNFVFDQQQGDTRQGLALRALFDRDGLRAVQGLPVWAGSAPRLMSPQEASPLLERVRPPVPRLGFACPPPLRGPGYACHPVEVDQTPVRGPFVAGGLDLTGDGVPERVRLADGRVTVSGEGYADWEGLPEWQVVDLALGDPDDDGRGEMVLALWKPDADGQLRSHPFIVGYRGGAYRVVWGGSAVADPILELELGDLDGDGVQELVVLEEADEERTVAVWRWHGWGYTLIWRSPPGPYSDLALTPDRAGNLVISLAGTLTQGREARHGLGAFAALRETEGPTGGTACPTSGSSSSTTTCSAITTITAPTGSSRPSESSTTSATFWATPRPTWSPPPGLRRFAGP from the coding sequence GTGGCGCTCCTTCTGGCCGGTCTGGGGCTGGTGGTTCTGCCTGTCCTCGCCGCCGCCCAGAACGACGACCTGGACGCCTACCCCTGGCTCTATCGGCGTTCCGGCCCTCCCCTGACCGACGGGGAACCGGTCGCCTCGGTTCTGGTCGTGGGGGACGTCATGCTGGGGCGGGGCGTGGCTCCCGCTTTGGGTGGTGCCGGTGTCAGCGATCCCCTTGCCGCACTGCCCTGGCTCGGCGCCGCCGACCTTACCCTGGGGAACCTAGAATCGCTGATCGTAGACCGACCGCCGCCCGACGCCCACTCGCTGGCCGCGCCACCCGGGGCGGCGGTAGCTCTGCGCCAGGCCGGCTTCGACCTCCTGGGCCTGGCCAACAACCACGCCCTGGACCGGGGGGCCCGGGGTCTGGTGGAAACGGTGGCCCGGCTGCGGCTGGCTGGGGTGGCGGCCGTCGGTGCCGGGCCCAGCGTCGAGACTGCCTGCGCTCCTGTGGTCCGAGAGGTCAACGGCATCCGGCTGGCGGTGCTCGCTTTCGACGCCTCTGGCTTCCCCTCGGGTGAGACGGGTACGCCGGGATGGACCACAGCCGGCTGGGATCAGGCGCGGGCCCTGGCGGCCATCGGCGTGGCCCGCCGGGAGGCCCAGGGCGTGATCGTCTCGGTCCACTGGGGCTACGAATACCAGGTGCACTCGGACCCCTACCAGCGCCGTCTGGCCCGGGCCATGGTGGAGGCGGGGGCGGACCTGGTGGTGGGACACCATCCGCACGTAGTCCAGGAGACCGAGGTCCAGGGCGAGAGCTTCGTGGCCTACAGCCTGGGCAACTTCGTCTTCGATCAGCAGCAGGGCGATACCCGACAAGGACTGGCCCTCCGGGCCCTGTTCGACCGGGACGGGCTGCGGGCGGTGCAGGGGCTGCCGGTGTGGGCCGGGTCGGCTCCCCGGCTGATGAGCCCGCAGGAGGCTAGCCCCTTACTGGAGCGAGTGCGACCGCCCGTTCCTCGCCTCGGCTTCGCCTGCCCGCCGCCCCTCCGAGGGCCGGGCTATGCCTGCCATCCGGTGGAGGTGGATCAGACGCCGGTGCGCGGCCCCTTCGTCGCCGGCGGACTGGACCTCACCGGGGACGGCGTGCCGGAGCGGGTGCGGCTGGCGGACGGGCGGGTGACGGTGAGCGGCGAGGGGTACGCGGACTGGGAGGGCCTGCCTGAGTGGCAGGTGGTGGACCTGGCCCTGGGAGACCCTGACGACGACGGGCGGGGGGAGATGGTGCTGGCCCTATGGAAGCCCGACGCCGACGGGCAACTCCGCAGCCATCCTTTCATCGTGGGCTATCGCGGAGGGGCTTACCGCGTGGTCTGGGGAGGGTCCGCCGTAGCCGATCCCATCCTGGAGCTGGAGCTGGGCGACCTGGATGGCGACGGCGTTCAGGAGCTGGTAGTTCTGGAGGAAGCAGACGAGGAGAGGACCGTGGCCGTATGGCGTTGGCACGGCTGGGGCTACACCCTCATCTGGCGCAGCCCGCCCGGGCCGTACAGCGACCTGGCGCTCACGCCCGACCGAGCGGGCAACCTGGTGATCAGCCTAGCGGGAACCCTCACGCAAGGACGCGAAGCAAGGCATGGGCTTGGCGCCTTTGCCGCTTTGCGTGAGACTGAGGGACCAACAGGAGGAACTGCATGTCCAACATCCGGGAGTTCGTCCTCAACCACGACCTGTTCTGCCATCACGACCATCACCGCTCCTACGGGGAGTTCGAGGCCGAGCGAGAGCAGTACGACTTCCGCCACGTTCTGGGCTACGCCTCGGCCGACCTGGTCACCGCCGCCGGGACTGCGACGGTTCGCGGGCCCGTGA